The following proteins are encoded in a genomic region of Mycoplasmopsis columbinasalis:
- a CDS encoding lipoprotein 17-related variable surface protein: protein MSKLKKLALVFASSLLATSIPMSVLSCTSETHTQTTPISDGTSSTGAAATTADTEQENFGTKIDNIIDGTNVFLDTNFDKTGTNLTEFINNNKDLTDKFILKTDSNTNTESTETKPTKPVQTFTQQYPDLIIKYEILSADVNAGILEVNVIFSSRKKNSLVKVKKFIIKGFNVYKNTDSTNQNQDHTSSTTKETQNEDAQTNKDITEAGFAKYYALNKENIQFVYEDENAGFASQYWGANQKLDLTKIKIYEVTTDPKTKAETKVNLREKFSTLNFIFSQKPSPKNLIVNDEYGFINGLVLTVTKKNNTGQSQKSVYINDFNLSGFNSLTSLKNAITTENLKYIFENLADSNLIFKTNSQHFSEYAALNFSALKQKIESSSQANIFDFKVIIFDDRQSLVKKFNFLELVDKNVNLTYTLTGDKENILKVRVTATAVQDSTITYSKIFDLQPLSKFPSSQNFLNNLINNFDEIGFSADATAKLNQLPSQLTDEDLADLSIWSNVFDFQKRMHKISLTSFKEPSFKVELKILPESANVQQGTIDVNLTLVSVLNSSVKASKNFKIYGFYRQLSESDLSKIIENFDNNLTITSVDDALAQKFDNVSKVFKSLPSEIDLQQLNFSVANFDNSPLPNDVEIEYLNSQAVKEDAAGQILVPVKFSSKVNPQVTKTKTFALKAFVNNIESQTELQQKIDSLGKLIIQQNSINQQKPPKLSELANDLNFLENAQVYANAKNVRELIPGISTVEFKLLEETEQRYDNLRGEAYFNVIFKTTNKNKIEITYTKKAKFISPYKDVTEDQLREYFNIPNLRVAYVGILGENKTAFTSETVKNSDFVLIFQENEKDFAPQFLKEKYPNLRISYEIVPESDDADTVNQNIINVKVILSNYNDDTVKVSKIFPLNLKLPDTQTLESVFNKNTVSLVFAHPSYLLKQIKPSELKKKQVFWNGLILVDAEDLDISQTENWTHFLARSRDVFFAKLFNSRWPFIQRKISFENENDETGTIDVIFTITSFAGKDPDRELGSITKKITLTGLKQTIETDNALKNYVENNEFILTADIPFFQEQLASNFDSDLLNFSSLNLERKISLVNFDQNFNLVRNYFSLEEDFLGAEDDKKFLIKYEPSETNCYNDETGTLNLKVTFLNAETKQEIVSKIIPWHGFWRKETPESLAAYFDVVDNKTLKLYYRGKKQNFADLNQIDFSLLTLSVAQVSSSDSTMALNLAPADVLMKFVEINIVPFLEEGENNQKILKAKVTLTSKINPQVSYTKNLIVNFWER, encoded by the coding sequence ATGAGCAAATTAAAAAAATTAGCATTAGTTTTTGCTTCAAGCTTACTAGCCACATCAATTCCTATGAGCGTTTTGTCGTGTACAAGTGAAACTCACACACAAACAACTCCAATTTCTGATGGCACTAGTTCCACAGGTGCAGCAGCTACAACTGCTGACACTGAACAAGAAAATTTTGGTACAAAAATAGATAACATTATTGATGGTACTAATGTTTTTCTTGATACGAATTTTGATAAAACAGGCACAAATTTAACTGAATTTATAAACAATAACAAAGATTTAACCGATAAGTTTATTTTAAAAACCGACTCGAATACAAATACTGAATCAACAGAAACCAAACCAACAAAACCCGTACAAACTTTTACACAGCAATACCCTGACTTAATAATTAAATATGAAATTTTAAGTGCTGATGTAAATGCAGGAATTTTAGAAGTTAATGTGATTTTTAGTTCGCGCAAAAAAAACTCTTTAGTCAAGGTCAAAAAATTTATTATTAAAGGTTTTAATGTGTATAAAAACACTGACTCAACTAATCAAAATCAAGACCATACTTCGTCAACAACTAAGGAAACCCAAAACGAAGATGCACAAACAAATAAAGATATAACAGAGGCTGGTTTTGCAAAATATTATGCATTAAACAAAGAAAATATTCAATTTGTTTATGAAGATGAAAACGCAGGCTTTGCTTCACAATATTGAGGCGCAAATCAGAAATTAGATTTAACGAAAATAAAAATTTATGAAGTTACAACTGATCCAAAGACCAAAGCGGAAACAAAAGTTAATTTACGAGAAAAATTTTCTACTTTGAACTTTATTTTTAGTCAAAAACCTAGCCCTAAAAATTTAATTGTAAACGACGAATATGGTTTTATAAACGGCTTAGTTCTTACTGTTACAAAGAAAAATAATACTGGTCAAAGTCAAAAATCAGTTTATATTAACGATTTTAATCTTTCTGGTTTCAATTCCTTAACTTCACTTAAAAATGCAATCACAACTGAAAATTTGAAATACATTTTTGAGAATTTAGCAGATTCAAATTTAATTTTTAAGACTAATTCACAGCACTTTTCGGAATATGCAGCACTTAATTTTTCTGCCTTGAAACAAAAAATTGAATCAAGCTCGCAAGCAAATATTTTCGATTTTAAAGTGATTATTTTTGACGACAGACAATCTTTAGTAAAAAAATTTAATTTTTTAGAATTAGTAGACAAGAATGTTAATTTAACGTACACATTGACTGGTGACAAAGAGAATATTTTAAAAGTTAGAGTAACTGCTACCGCCGTTCAAGATTCCACAATAACATATTCAAAAATTTTCGATCTTCAACCTTTGAGTAAGTTTCCTAGTTCACAAAACTTTCTCAATAATTTAATAAACAATTTCGATGAAATTGGTTTTTCTGCTGATGCAACAGCAAAATTAAATCAATTACCTTCACAATTAACGGATGAAGATTTAGCTGATTTGTCAATTTGATCCAACGTTTTTGACTTTCAAAAACGTATGCACAAAATTTCTTTAACTAGTTTTAAAGAACCATCATTCAAGGTTGAACTTAAAATATTGCCAGAAAGCGCCAATGTTCAGCAAGGCACAATTGATGTGAACTTAACTCTTGTTTCGGTACTTAATTCGAGTGTAAAAGCAAGTAAAAATTTTAAAATCTATGGCTTTTATCGCCAGTTAAGTGAAAGCGACTTGTCAAAAATCATAGAAAATTTTGACAATAATTTAACTATCACTTCAGTTGACGATGCATTAGCACAAAAGTTTGATAATGTTTCTAAAGTTTTTAAGTCTTTGCCATCTGAAATTGATTTACAACAACTTAATTTTAGCGTTGCTAACTTTGATAATTCACCATTGCCTAATGATGTAGAAATTGAATATTTAAATAGTCAAGCGGTTAAAGAAGATGCTGCTGGTCAAATTCTTGTTCCTGTAAAATTTAGTTCAAAAGTTAATCCACAAGTCACAAAAACAAAAACTTTCGCGCTTAAAGCTTTCGTAAATAACATTGAAAGTCAAACTGAATTGCAACAAAAAATTGATTCCTTAGGAAAATTAATTATTCAACAAAATTCAATCAACCAACAAAAACCACCTAAATTAAGTGAACTAGCCAATGATTTAAATTTTCTAGAAAATGCACAAGTTTATGCTAATGCAAAAAATGTACGAGAATTAATTCCTGGTATTTCAACAGTTGAATTCAAATTACTCGAGGAAACTGAACAACGTTATGATAACCTTAGAGGTGAAGCATATTTTAACGTTATCTTTAAAACAACAAATAAAAATAAAATTGAAATTACTTACACTAAAAAAGCAAAATTCATTTCACCATATAAAGATGTCACAGAAGATCAATTAAGAGAATATTTTAATATTCCAAATTTAAGAGTAGCTTATGTAGGGATCCTAGGTGAAAACAAAACTGCTTTTACCTCAGAAACTGTTAAAAATTCAGATTTTGTTTTAATTTTTCAAGAAAACGAAAAAGATTTTGCACCACAATTTTTGAAAGAAAAATATCCAAATCTTCGAATTTCTTATGAGATAGTTCCTGAATCGGATGACGCAGACACAGTTAATCAAAATATAATTAATGTGAAAGTAATTTTAAGTAACTATAACGATGACACAGTAAAAGTTTCGAAAATTTTTCCACTCAACTTAAAATTACCTGACACTCAAACATTAGAAAGTGTGTTTAACAAAAATACTGTTTCGTTAGTTTTTGCACACCCTTCTTATCTTTTAAAACAAATAAAACCATCTGAACTTAAGAAAAAGCAAGTTTTCTGAAATGGACTTATTCTGGTGGATGCTGAAGACCTAGATATTAGCCAAACTGAAAATTGAACACATTTTTTAGCTCGCAGCAGAGATGTTTTTTTTGCAAAACTTTTTAATTCTCGTTGACCTTTTATACAGAGAAAAATAAGTTTTGAAAATGAAAATGATGAAACCGGCACCATTGATGTTATTTTTACTATTACAAGTTTTGCGGGCAAAGATCCAGACAGAGAACTTGGTTCCATTACTAAAAAAATTACTTTAACCGGTTTGAAACAAACTATTGAAACTGATAACGCTTTGAAAAATTATGTTGAAAATAACGAATTTATACTTACTGCTGATATTCCTTTTTTCCAAGAACAATTAGCTTCTAATTTTGATTCTGATCTATTAAATTTTTCATCTTTGAATCTTGAGCGCAAAATTTCTTTAGTAAATTTTGATCAAAACTTTAATCTTGTGAGAAATTACTTTTCTTTAGAAGAAGATTTTTTAGGTGCAGAAGATGACAAAAAATTCTTAATTAAATATGAGCCAAGTGAAACAAATTGTTACAATGATGAAACAGGAACTTTAAACCTCAAAGTTACATTCTTAAACGCAGAAACGAAGCAGGAAATTGTTTCTAAAATAATTCCTTGACACGGATTTTGAAGAAAAGAAACTCCCGAATCTCTAGCAGCGTATTTTGATGTTGTTGATAACAAAACATTAAAACTTTATTACAGAGGCAAAAAACAAAACTTTGCAGATTTAAATCAAATCGATTTTTCTTTATTAACTCTTTCTGTTGCACAAGTAAGTAGTTCGGATTCTACTATGGCTTTGAATTTAGCGCCTGCTGATGTTTTGATGAAATTTGTTGAAATTAACATTGTTCCATTCTTAGAAGAAGGCGAGAACAACCAAAAAATTCTTAAAGCCAAAGTGACGTTAACTTCAAAAATAAACCCACAAGTAAGTTACACAAAAAATTTAATTGTGAATTTTTGAGAACGATAA
- a CDS encoding MAG5150 family histidine triad lipoprotein, producing MKKYSKFILLPLLALSPVTLTVACSKSETETKTTSSTTESTTPESTVQNWSFTTKEQARQALQTYYQQMKENFTYKVKNGSTAAFETYQNSAQTSALVNLEAALRLIFADKELFDQDRPDADLATNFNLFSEFQKIQTNKLQTLELDPQVRQYFVGNNQQQGTFFEILNVLDAFARDLKAQIHTDSIDIHNFLNSDTLNASRVLQALQTEQTITQAKWQDNIKFDFQTVASKIANLTPSDWNRTEANYQLITYSNQNDQAAQNNHHHSHALGNMVYEFYLILNAIKNTKTTFLTHKNALLQQISDADTKAELEKVFTKYEQLADFSDLQLFKSYGLAAKTAVETLKTALRAVATVIHLDQASVTAALVDPALADGTSAMTQPTQPQESAASTPSSPESSDQPTHTTTPEETPPVVTPKTQMQIAVSASAEGLGYFPTTMQKLFQKATTKAEILALLQKFIYDQLDSEVLTAQTLTYNDAKSAFVDFDDAVHSRQAKVVLETPTKEFAFTINNAGLNNTYNQSQHEFKSATYNYFWDGDLVIEGIASSPAATNPNEPGLETKISAEVTAQKNFQRPNGRVTKIL from the coding sequence TTGAAAAAATATTCAAAATTTATCTTATTGCCACTTTTGGCACTTTCACCTGTGACTTTGACTGTCGCATGCAGTAAAAGCGAAACAGAAACAAAAACAACCTCATCAACAACAGAATCAACAACACCCGAATCTACAGTTCAAAATTGAAGTTTTACCACTAAAGAACAAGCTCGTCAAGCGTTGCAAACTTACTATCAACAAATGAAAGAAAATTTTACTTACAAAGTAAAAAACGGTTCAACTGCAGCGTTTGAAACTTACCAAAATAGTGCACAAACAAGTGCTTTGGTTAACCTTGAAGCAGCGCTACGTTTAATTTTTGCTGACAAGGAACTTTTTGACCAAGACCGTCCTGACGCTGACTTGGCAACTAATTTTAATTTGTTTAGCGAATTTCAAAAAATACAAACTAATAAGTTACAAACTTTAGAACTCGACCCTCAAGTGCGTCAATACTTTGTTGGAAATAATCAACAACAAGGTACTTTCTTTGAAATTCTTAATGTTTTAGATGCTTTTGCTAGAGATCTTAAAGCTCAAATTCACACAGACAGCATTGACATACATAATTTTTTAAACTCAGACACACTGAATGCAAGCCGCGTGCTACAAGCTTTACAAACTGAGCAAACAATTACGCAAGCTAAGTGACAAGATAATATCAAGTTTGACTTTCAAACTGTGGCTAGCAAAATTGCGAATTTAACGCCAAGTGATTGAAACAGAACTGAAGCAAATTATCAACTTATTACTTATTCAAACCAAAATGACCAAGCAGCGCAAAACAATCACCACCATTCGCACGCCTTAGGAAATATGGTTTATGAATTTTATTTAATTCTTAATGCCATTAAAAATACAAAAACAACATTTTTAACTCACAAAAATGCTTTATTACAACAAATTAGTGATGCAGACACCAAAGCAGAATTAGAAAAAGTATTCACTAAATATGAACAACTCGCTGACTTTAGTGACTTACAACTTTTTAAAAGTTATGGTCTAGCTGCCAAAACAGCTGTTGAAACACTCAAAACAGCTTTAAGAGCAGTTGCGACTGTGATTCACTTAGACCAAGCGAGTGTTACTGCTGCCTTAGTTGATCCAGCTTTAGCTGATGGAACGAGCGCTATGACACAGCCTACGCAGCCGCAAGAATCTGCTGCCTCAACACCAAGTTCACCAGAATCAAGTGACCAACCTACGCACACTACAACACCAGAAGAAACTCCACCAGTGGTAACTCCAAAAACGCAAATGCAAATTGCTGTAAGTGCAAGTGCTGAAGGTTTAGGTTATTTCCCAACTACGATGCAAAAACTTTTCCAAAAAGCTACCACTAAAGCAGAAATTCTTGCGTTACTGCAAAAATTTATTTACGACCAACTTGATTCTGAAGTGCTTACCGCACAGACGCTAACATATAATGATGCTAAATCAGCTTTTGTTGATTTTGATGATGCGGTGCACTCGCGACAAGCAAAAGTTGTCCTCGAAACACCAACAAAAGAATTTGCATTTACTATTAACAACGCCGGGCTCAATAATACTTACAATCAATCCCAACATGAATTTAAATCAGCAACTTACAATTACTTTTGAGACGGAGACTTAGTCATTGAAGGCATTGCGAGTTCCCCAGCTGCCACTAATCCAAATGAACCAGGTCTTGAGACTAAAATTAGTGCTGAAGTAACAGCACAAAAAAACTTTCAAAGGCCAAATGGGCGTGTTACAAAAATACTTTAA
- the rpsB gene encoding 30S ribosomal protein S2, which yields MNQEVEKNLVEEAKVAKTTTEVKAAAPAAEENKKPIISKEKLLEAGTYFGHKSSLWNPKMKDFLLPQTKRGIHIIDSASTVKRLEFIYKLLNKMASNPRTTFIFVGTKKQAKETIKESALRTNSFYVTERWLGGTFTNFATISKRVKAMEDLEKMAAEGFPNRTKKEVLDLEKKLKKLQANLEGIRKMQGTTNFMIVADPMDDEIAVKEARKKGVKVIGLLDSNTDPDSVDFGIPANDDSAKSINVIITILADAIATARGGKAKYAYQDDDQIVLPKYESERKERSQFQPRRPYNREGFNNRNNNTDAAVNREVVAKDKEEKRD from the coding sequence ATGAATCAAGAAGTAGAAAAAAACTTAGTTGAAGAAGCTAAAGTAGCTAAAACAACAACTGAAGTTAAAGCAGCAGCGCCTGCAGCAGAAGAAAACAAAAAACCAATTATTTCAAAAGAAAAACTTTTGGAAGCAGGAACCTATTTTGGTCACAAGTCGAGTCTTTGAAACCCTAAAATGAAGGACTTTTTATTGCCACAAACAAAAAGAGGTATTCACATCATTGACTCAGCTTCAACTGTAAAACGTTTGGAATTCATTTACAAACTTTTAAACAAAATGGCGTCAAACCCAAGAACCACATTCATTTTTGTTGGTACGAAAAAACAAGCTAAGGAAACTATTAAAGAAAGTGCCCTTAGAACAAACAGTTTTTATGTAACTGAAAGATGACTTGGTGGAACATTTACTAACTTTGCAACAATTTCAAAACGTGTGAAAGCAATGGAAGACCTTGAAAAAATGGCAGCTGAAGGTTTCCCAAACCGTACCAAAAAAGAAGTTTTAGACCTTGAAAAGAAACTTAAAAAGTTACAAGCTAATCTTGAAGGGATTAGAAAAATGCAAGGTACAACTAACTTTATGATTGTTGCTGACCCAATGGACGATGAAATTGCAGTTAAGGAAGCACGTAAAAAAGGAGTAAAAGTAATCGGTTTACTTGACTCAAACACTGACCCTGATTCAGTTGACTTTGGTATTCCAGCTAACGATGACTCAGCAAAAAGTATTAATGTAATTATTACTATTTTAGCTGATGCAATCGCAACTGCAAGAGGCGGTAAAGCTAAATATGCATACCAAGATGACGACCAAATTGTGTTGCCAAAATACGAATCAGAAAGAAAAGAAAGATCACAATTCCAACCTCGTAGACCTTACAACAGAGAAGGTTTTAACAACAGAAACAACAACACTGATGCTGCAGTCAATCGCGAAGTTGTAGCAAAAGATAAAGAAGAAAAGAGGGATTAA
- the tsf gene encoding translation elongation factor Ts, with translation MAVDKLALIKEVRERTNGGMVDVKKALEASDWDAEKAITWLKSNGKIKAAKKSGRVSAEGLVSIFGDHNRALIVELNCETDFVVKNEKFKAALDLIAKALFDAKVKNDADVSNVLVNKEPLHEFVDNLTATIGEKISFRRFNIVEAHAGEILGSYVHINGQVGAIVKVKGNHAESARNVAMHLSAMKPEFIFVNDVPQARIETFKAEFVKPAGFENKPAAIQERILQGSLDKKLSEVVLVKQPFMIDDSVSIEKYLANHQSTLVEAVRYSVGEGIEKVVSDFASEVAAQMGNK, from the coding sequence ATGGCAGTGGACAAATTAGCCTTAATTAAAGAAGTTCGTGAAAGAACTAACGGTGGAATGGTTGATGTTAAAAAAGCTCTTGAAGCTTCTGACTGAGACGCTGAAAAAGCAATTACTTGATTAAAAAGCAATGGCAAAATTAAAGCCGCCAAAAAGTCAGGCCGTGTGTCAGCTGAAGGTTTAGTTTCAATTTTTGGTGACCACAACCGTGCTTTAATTGTTGAACTTAATTGTGAAACTGATTTCGTGGTAAAAAACGAAAAATTCAAAGCAGCACTTGATTTAATTGCAAAAGCACTTTTTGACGCCAAAGTTAAAAACGACGCTGACGTAAGCAATGTGTTAGTTAACAAGGAACCTTTACACGAATTCGTAGATAACTTAACAGCAACTATCGGTGAAAAAATCTCATTTAGAAGATTTAACATAGTTGAAGCGCATGCTGGCGAAATCTTAGGTTCATACGTTCACATCAACGGTCAAGTTGGTGCAATTGTAAAAGTGAAGGGTAACCACGCTGAAAGCGCAAGAAACGTTGCAATGCACCTTTCAGCAATGAAACCTGAATTTATTTTTGTAAATGATGTTCCACAAGCAAGAATCGAAACTTTCAAAGCTGAGTTTGTAAAACCTGCAGGTTTCGAAAATAAACCTGCGGCTATTCAAGAAAGAATTTTACAAGGTTCACTTGATAAAAAACTTTCTGAAGTAGTTTTGGTGAAACAACCATTTATGATTGATGATTCAGTTTCAATCGAAAAATACCTTGCTAACCACCAATCAACCCTAGTTGAAGCTGTACGTTACTCAGTTGGTGAAGGAATTGAAAAAGTTGTAAGTGACTTTGCTTCTGAAGTAGCAGCACAAATGGGTAACAAATAA
- the lpdA gene encoding dihydrolipoyl dehydrogenase, whose protein sequence is MSECKECKACNVKIDAEFDVIVVGSGPGGYLAAEEAGKQGLKTLIVEKEFWGGVCLNVGCIPTKTLLKSAEVLETIAHAGEYGVIGNLGDLKIDFEQTWAKMHERKYKVVDQLTKGVQMLMKGSKVATEFGEAKFLSPHVIEVNGKVYKAKNMILAMGSHARKLTMLPGFEKAYEANIALTSKQAINYDSKLPKSIAIVGGGVIGVEFAQVFKTAGAQVTILQNTDSILMGIDKDAIKEMTKVLTSSGVNIIYNAQTKELNANNELVYSVDGVDHTIKADVYLIAVGRIPNSQGLKEVGIEVGARGEVVVDQHMRTNVEGVYAIGDLTGQAMLAHVAYQHAITAVESILGFDTVYKNKPIPGCIYTHPEISFTGLTEEQAKEKGIDAFSAKYSFGFLGKAIAAKATTGFAKLVVDKKDGKILGGHIIGANSTDYIAEITLAIEKGLTVFDLTHTIHPHPTFSEIIWECARAAALKLHLEHKK, encoded by the coding sequence ATGTCAGAATGCAAAGAATGTAAAGCATGTAACGTTAAAATCGATGCTGAGTTTGATGTGATTGTCGTAGGTAGTGGTCCTGGCGGCTACTTAGCAGCCGAAGAAGCTGGTAAACAAGGTCTTAAAACCTTAATTGTAGAAAAAGAATTTTGAGGTGGAGTGTGTCTTAATGTTGGTTGCATTCCAACCAAAACTTTACTTAAAAGCGCTGAAGTACTTGAAACCATCGCACACGCAGGTGAATATGGTGTAATTGGCAACTTAGGCGATCTTAAAATTGACTTTGAACAAACCTGAGCTAAAATGCACGAAAGAAAATACAAAGTTGTAGACCAACTTACCAAAGGTGTGCAAATGCTTATGAAAGGTTCAAAAGTTGCTACTGAATTTGGTGAAGCTAAATTTTTAAGCCCACACGTAATTGAAGTAAATGGTAAAGTTTACAAAGCTAAAAATATGATTTTAGCAATGGGAAGCCACGCACGTAAACTTACAATGTTACCTGGTTTTGAAAAAGCTTACGAAGCAAACATTGCTCTTACTTCAAAACAAGCAATTAACTATGACTCAAAATTGCCTAAGTCAATTGCCATTGTTGGTGGTGGTGTTATTGGAGTTGAATTTGCACAAGTATTCAAAACAGCTGGTGCCCAAGTTACCATCTTACAAAACACCGACTCAATTTTGATGGGTATCGACAAAGATGCAATCAAAGAAATGACTAAAGTTCTTACTTCAAGCGGTGTAAACATTATTTACAATGCTCAAACTAAAGAACTTAACGCTAACAACGAACTAGTTTACTCAGTTGACGGCGTTGACCACACGATCAAAGCTGATGTGTACTTAATTGCTGTAGGTAGAATTCCAAACTCACAAGGTTTGAAAGAAGTTGGTATTGAAGTTGGTGCTCGTGGTGAAGTGGTTGTTGACCAACACATGAGAACTAATGTAGAAGGTGTGTACGCAATTGGTGACTTAACTGGTCAAGCAATGTTAGCACACGTGGCTTACCAACACGCTATTACTGCTGTAGAAAGCATTTTAGGTTTTGACACTGTGTACAAAAACAAACCAATTCCAGGCTGCATCTACACTCACCCAGAAATTTCATTCACTGGTTTAACTGAAGAACAAGCTAAGGAAAAAGGTATTGACGCCTTTAGTGCAAAATACTCATTCGGTTTCCTTGGTAAAGCGATTGCTGCTAAAGCAACTACTGGTTTTGCAAAGTTAGTTGTTGACAAAAAAGACGGTAAAATTCTTGGTGGTCACATTATCGGTGCTAACTCAACTGACTACATCGCAGAAATTACCTTAGCAATTGAAAAAGGTTTAACTGTTTTTGACTTAACTCACACAATTCACCCACACCCAACCTTCTCAGAAATCATCTGAGAATGTGCTCGTGCCGCTGCACTTAAACTACACTTAGAACACAAGAAATAA
- a CDS encoding ATP-binding cassette domain-containing protein yields MFAYLIKPIFIKNQRKLFKFESDFQNETFKFLKASETIKQIAKTSFLKAKIDNENKKLYSQFKKVGLWKSFNSSLTTIFFAISQIGLIVLATYLMQRNLLKNTNSLSSIIYISGLLSVPMVRIEKLFFYRVDFLTAKLKISKIFANSNDIARTDRINLASLNSLTFIDFKYDLKNVHISIPKFEISKGDRVKISGKSGSGKTTLLRLLMNEDQSYQGKVLVNDELTLHDAAPKITYISQNESLLPVSLLQNITLSNENTENEKEKVRQIISEVGLAHKTNDLNQSIETFSLGEQKRVEIARALYFDAQLYIFDEAFTGIDFATKNAIIEIIKEKIKDKIFIFVTHDNNLNLHNKEICVSE; encoded by the coding sequence ATGTTTGCTTATTTGATTAAGCCAATTTTTATAAAAAATCAAAGAAAACTATTCAAATTTGAGTCAGATTTTCAAAATGAAACTTTCAAATTTTTAAAAGCATCTGAAACTATCAAACAAATTGCTAAAACAAGTTTTTTGAAAGCAAAAATTGATAATGAAAACAAGAAACTTTATTCTCAATTTAAGAAAGTAGGCCTTTGAAAATCATTTAATTCTTCGCTTACGACGATCTTTTTCGCAATTAGTCAGATCGGTTTAATTGTGTTGGCAACTTATTTAATGCAACGTAACTTGCTTAAAAATACGAACTCACTTTCATCAATCATTTATATTTCCGGCTTATTATCTGTACCTATGGTTCGCATTGAAAAACTATTTTTCTATCGCGTTGATTTCCTAACTGCTAAATTAAAAATTTCAAAGATTTTTGCTAATTCAAATGATATTGCTAGAACTGATAGAATTAATTTAGCTTCACTAAATTCATTAACATTTATTGATTTTAAATATGACTTAAAAAATGTGCACATTAGTATTCCTAAATTTGAAATTTCAAAAGGTGATCGTGTCAAAATATCTGGGAAATCTGGCAGTGGTAAAACAACTTTATTAAGACTATTGATGAATGAAGATCAAAGTTATCAAGGCAAAGTTTTGGTTAATGATGAATTAACATTGCATGATGCAGCGCCTAAAATTACATACATTAGTCAAAACGAATCCCTTTTACCAGTTTCATTGTTACAAAATATTACTTTGAGTAATGAAAATACCGAAAACGAGAAAGAGAAAGTTCGTCAAATCATAAGTGAAGTTGGTTTAGCTCATAAAACCAACGATTTAAATCAAAGCATTGAAACCTTTTCATTAGGTGAGCAAAAACGCGTGGAGATTGCTCGTGCATTGTACTTTGATGCGCAACTTTATATTTTCGACGAAGCTTTCACTGGCATTGATTTTGCTACCAAAAATGCAATAATTGAAATAATCAAGGAAAAAATCAAGGACAAAATTTTCATTTTCGTGACACACGATAACAACCTTAACTTACACAACAAGGAAATTTGTGTGAGCGAGTAA
- a CDS encoding nucleoside/nucleotide kinase family protein, with protein MHTSDLKIVFLSGLSECGKSSVGMFLEEKLNFKRIKIIHVEKLLLKDFYKIDFSQYSKYELDDLLNEIYNKPNIYNLFLEKLLEIAEGKNISLESLHRGELFKGIKAIHPQTYCFYIEAEKQKRIAREYSKLSKIKQISYDDFLNLFEEKENLKFLHKVDKIKDIATHIIANSSTIEELFAQVTKIVKA; from the coding sequence ATGCACACTAGTGATTTAAAAATTGTCTTTCTTTCTGGTCTAAGCGAATGTGGTAAAAGCTCAGTAGGAATGTTTTTAGAAGAAAAATTAAATTTTAAAAGGATTAAAATTATCCATGTAGAAAAATTGCTACTCAAGGATTTTTATAAAATTGATTTTTCACAATATAGCAAATATGAATTAGATGACTTATTAAATGAGATCTACAACAAACCCAACATTTACAATTTATTTTTGGAAAAATTGTTAGAAATAGCTGAAGGTAAAAACATTTCATTAGAATCTTTACATCGAGGAGAACTTTTTAAGGGAATTAAAGCAATCCATCCACAGACTTATTGTTTCTATATAGAAGCAGAAAAGCAAAAAAGAATTGCAAGAGAATATTCTAAACTAAGCAAAATAAAACAAATTAGTTATGATGATTTTCTAAATCTTTTTGAAGAGAAAGAGAACTTAAAATTTCTGCACAAAGTTGACAAAATAAAGGATATAGCAACACACATAATTGCAAACAGTTCGACAATTGAGGAGTTATTTGCGCAAGTAACAAAAATAGTTAAGGCTTAA